One genomic segment of Gymnogyps californianus isolate 813 chromosome 8, ASM1813914v2, whole genome shotgun sequence includes these proteins:
- the MOB3C gene encoding MOB kinase activator 3C: MALCLKQVFNKDKTFRPRKKFEPGTQRFELYKKAQASLKSGLDLKAVVQLPPGESINDWIAVHVVDFFNRINLIYGTMSEYCTEKSCPIMSGGLKYEYRWQDDSKYKKPTKLSAPQYMCMLMDWIEMLINNEDVFPTRIGVPFPKQFQQVCTKILTRLFRVFVHVYIHHFDSIINMGAEAHVNTCYKHFYYFIREFSLVDHRELEPLKEMTERICH; the protein is encoded by the exons ATGGCGTTGTGTCTCAAGCAAGTcttcaacaaagacaaaacgTTTCGTCCCCGAAAGAAGTTTGAGCCGGGCACCCAGCGCTTTGAGCTGTACAAGAAAGCCCAGGCCTCCCTCAAGTCTGGGCTGGACCTGAAAGCGGTGGTGCAGCTGCCTCCCGGCGAGAGCATCAACGACTGGATTGCCGTGCACGTGGTGGACTTCTTCAACCGCATCAACCTCATCTATGGCACCATGTCAGAGTACTGCACGGAAAAGAGCTGCCCCATCATGTCTGGTGGACTCAAGTACGAGTACAGGTGGCAAGACGATAGCAAATACAAGAAGCCGACCAAGCTGTCGGCTCCGCAGTACATGTGTATGCTGATGGACTGGATCGAGATGCTCATTAACAATGAGGACGTCTTCCCCACCAGGATAG gTGTTCCCTTCCCCAAGCAGTTCCAGCAAGTTTGCACTAAGATCCTCACCCGCCTCTTCCGTGTCTTTGTCCATGTCTACATCCACCACTTTGACAGCATCATCAACATGGGTGCTGAAGCTCACGTCAACACCTGCTACAAGCACTTTTACTACTTCATCAGGGAGTTCAGCCTTGTTGACCATCGGGAGCTGGAGCCTTTG